A single Pseudoxanthomonas sp. DNA region contains:
- a CDS encoding acyl-CoA dehydrogenase family protein, giving the protein MDFAFTEEQLMIQDVARRIAQEKIGPSAEHHDRTGEFPLENIRLLGENGLMGIEVPAEYGGAGMDPVAYVLAMIEIAAADAAHSTIVSVNNSLFCNGILTFGTEEQKQTYVRAIAEGREIGAFALTEPQSGSDATAMRCRAVKQADGSFVINGKKSWITSGPVAKYIVLFAMSEPDKGARGITAFMIDTEKAGFHRGKTEPKLGIRASATCEIEFTDYVATADTVLGKEGEGFKIAMSVLDAGRIGIASQAIGIARAAYEATIAYVKDRKAFGAPIGTFQMTQAKIADMKCKLDAATLLTLRAAWVKGQGQRFSNEAAMAKLFASEAAMWITHQALQIHGGMGYSKEMPIERYFRDAKITEIYEGTSEIQRLVIARNETGLR; this is encoded by the coding sequence GTGGACTTCGCATTCACCGAAGAGCAGTTGATGATCCAGGACGTGGCGCGCCGGATCGCCCAGGAAAAGATCGGCCCGAGCGCCGAGCATCACGACAGGACCGGCGAGTTCCCGCTGGAGAACATCCGCCTGCTCGGCGAGAACGGCCTGATGGGTATCGAGGTGCCGGCCGAGTACGGCGGCGCCGGCATGGACCCGGTCGCCTACGTGCTGGCGATGATCGAGATCGCCGCCGCCGACGCGGCGCATTCCACCATTGTTTCGGTCAACAACTCGCTGTTCTGCAACGGCATCCTGACCTTCGGCACCGAGGAACAGAAGCAGACCTACGTGCGCGCCATCGCCGAAGGCCGCGAGATCGGTGCGTTCGCGCTGACCGAGCCGCAGTCCGGCTCCGACGCCACCGCGATGCGCTGCCGCGCCGTGAAGCAGGCCGACGGCAGCTTCGTCATCAACGGCAAGAAGAGCTGGATCACCTCGGGGCCGGTGGCGAAGTACATCGTGCTGTTCGCCATGAGCGAGCCGGACAAGGGCGCGCGCGGCATCACCGCCTTCATGATCGACACCGAGAAGGCCGGCTTCCATCGCGGCAAGACCGAGCCGAAGCTGGGCATCCGTGCCTCGGCGACCTGCGAGATCGAGTTCACCGACTATGTCGCCACGGCGGACACGGTGCTGGGCAAGGAAGGCGAGGGCTTCAAGATCGCCATGAGCGTGCTGGACGCCGGCCGCATCGGCATCGCCAGCCAGGCCATCGGTATCGCCCGCGCCGCCTACGAGGCGACCATCGCCTACGTGAAGGACCGCAAGGCTTTCGGCGCGCCGATCGGCACCTTCCAGATGACCCAGGCGAAGATCGCCGACATGAAGTGCAAGCTGGACGCCGCCACGCTGCTGACCCTGCGCGCCGCGTGGGTGAAGGGCCAGGGCCAGCGCTTCAGCAACGAGGCGGCGATGGCCAAGCTGTTCGCCTCCGAGGCGGCGATGTGGATCACCCACCAGGCGCTGCAGATCCATGGCGGCATGGGGTACTCGAAGGAAATGCCGATCGAGCGTTATTTCCGCGACGCCAAGATCACCGAGATCTACGAAGGCACCAGCGAGATCCAGCGTCTGGTGATCGCGCGCAACGAGACCGGCCTGCGCTGA
- a CDS encoding metalloregulator ArsR/SmtB family transcription factor: MDLEAWSTRLKVFADATRVRLLALLAREELTVAELSAITQLAQPRVSTHLAKLKEAGLARDRRAGVSAYYRFDEDNLDSVQRELWRSLRDGSDDPLLRQDAERIAAVLANRAADQNWADSVAGDMERHYSPGRTWEALARTALPLLETGDVLDIASGDGVLAELLSPHAKRYVCIDTSSRVVAAAGERLRRFPNVEVREGDMHALPFKDASFDLVVLMHALTYSTKPAQAVAEAARVLRHGGRLLLSSLGKHEHRSVVEAYGHVNLGFSEKELRKFAEKAGLEIANAETVTRERRPPHFEVISLTAVKP, from the coding sequence ATGGATCTGGAAGCCTGGTCGACCCGGCTCAAAGTCTTTGCCGACGCCACCCGCGTGCGCCTGCTGGCGCTGCTGGCACGCGAGGAACTGACCGTCGCCGAACTGTCGGCCATCACGCAGCTGGCGCAGCCGCGCGTATCCACGCACCTGGCCAAGCTCAAGGAGGCCGGGCTGGCGCGCGACCGGCGCGCCGGCGTGTCGGCGTACTACCGCTTCGACGAGGACAATCTCGACAGCGTGCAGCGCGAATTGTGGCGCAGCCTGCGCGACGGCAGCGACGATCCGCTGCTGCGCCAGGACGCGGAACGCATCGCCGCGGTGTTGGCGAACCGCGCCGCCGACCAGAACTGGGCCGACAGCGTGGCCGGCGACATGGAGCGCCACTACTCGCCCGGACGGACGTGGGAAGCACTGGCCCGCACCGCCCTGCCCCTGCTGGAAACCGGTGACGTGCTGGACATCGCGTCCGGCGACGGCGTGCTGGCCGAACTGCTGTCGCCGCACGCCAAGCGCTATGTCTGCATCGACACCAGCAGCCGCGTGGTGGCCGCCGCGGGCGAGCGCCTGCGCCGCTTCCCGAACGTGGAAGTCCGCGAGGGCGACATGCATGCGCTGCCCTTCAAGGACGCCAGCTTCGACCTGGTCGTGCTGATGCATGCGCTGACCTATTCCACCAAGCCCGCGCAGGCCGTCGCGGAGGCCGCGCGCGTGCTGCGCCACGGCGGCCGCCTGCTGCTCAGCAGCCTGGGCAAGCACGAGCACAGATCGGTGGTGGAGGCTTACGGACACGTGAACCTGGGGTTCTCGGAGAAGGAACTGCGCAAGTTCGCCGAGAAGGCCGGGCTGGAGATCGCCAACGCCGAAACGGTCACGCGCGAGCGCCGCCCTCCGCATTTCGAAGTCATCTCCCTGACGGCGGTGAAGCCATGA
- a CDS encoding homocysteine S-methyltransferase family protein gives MKPLPWLKPERERRLEEALAQRILIIDGAMGTMIQKHDLQEADYRGQRFADGCDAEHPHTHGPGCGHDLKGNNDLLLLTKPEVIAGVHTAYLEAGADLIETNTFNATSISQADYHLEHLVYELNKAGARVARECCDAAEAATPDKPRFVIGVLGPTSRTASISPDVNDPGYRNTSFDELRSTYREAIEGLIDGGADTLMVETIFDTLNAKAALYAIEEVFDARGGRLPVMISGTITDASGRTLSGQTAEAFYTSVAHSRPLSIGLNCALGAKDLREHVETLATVADAYVSAHPNAGLPNAFGEYDETPEEMAATLKEFAESGLLNLVGGCCGTTPPHIRAIAEAVAGIPPRKVPARLEQAA, from the coding sequence ATGAAGCCCCTGCCCTGGCTGAAGCCCGAGCGCGAACGGCGGCTGGAAGAAGCACTGGCCCAGCGCATCCTCATCATCGACGGCGCGATGGGCACGATGATCCAGAAGCACGACCTGCAGGAGGCGGACTATCGCGGGCAGCGTTTCGCCGACGGCTGCGATGCCGAGCATCCGCACACGCACGGCCCCGGTTGCGGCCATGACCTGAAGGGTAACAACGATCTGCTGCTGCTGACCAAGCCGGAGGTGATCGCCGGCGTGCACACCGCGTATCTGGAAGCCGGCGCCGACCTGATCGAAACCAACACCTTCAATGCCACTTCGATCAGCCAGGCGGACTACCACCTCGAACACCTGGTGTACGAACTGAACAAGGCCGGCGCCCGCGTCGCGCGGGAGTGCTGCGATGCGGCCGAGGCGGCCACGCCGGACAAGCCGCGCTTCGTGATCGGCGTGCTCGGGCCGACCAGCCGCACCGCCTCGATCAGCCCCGACGTCAACGACCCCGGCTATCGCAACACCAGCTTCGACGAACTCCGCAGCACCTACCGCGAGGCCATCGAAGGCCTGATCGACGGCGGCGCCGATACGCTGATGGTGGAGACCATCTTCGACACGCTCAACGCCAAGGCGGCGCTGTACGCGATCGAGGAAGTCTTCGATGCGCGCGGCGGCCGCCTGCCGGTGATGATCTCCGGCACCATCACCGATGCCTCCGGGCGCACGTTGTCGGGCCAGACGGCCGAGGCGTTCTACACCTCGGTGGCGCACAGCCGTCCGCTGTCGATCGGGCTCAATTGCGCACTCGGGGCCAAGGACCTGCGCGAGCATGTGGAGACGCTGGCGACCGTCGCCGACGCCTATGTCAGCGCGCATCCCAACGCCGGCCTGCCCAACGCCTTCGGCGAGTACGACGAGACGCCCGAGGAGATGGCGGCCACGCTGAAGGAATTCGCCGAGTCGGGCCTGCTCAATCTGGTCGGTGGCTGCTGCGGCACCACGCCGCCGCACATCAGGGCGATCGCCGAGGCGGTCGCGGGCATTCCGCCGCGCAAGGTGCCCGCCCGCCTGGAGCAGGCCGCATGA